ggtcatgatctcatgctccgtgagttcgagccccgcgtcgggctctgtgctgacaactcagagcctggagcctgtttcagattctgtgtctccctctctctctgcccttcccctgttcatgctctgtctctctctctctctctgtctcaaaaataaataaacgttaaaaaaaaattaaaaaaagaaaagaaatggaatccaTGTGTGTGTTCTGTGGACACCCCACCAAGCCTCCTCCGTCAGACCAGCTTGAGCTCTGGCTTCTTCAAACACCAGGGTTCTACTCAAGGGAATTCTGCtgctaagaaaacagaaagttgaACACTGGCCTCCACAACCTGAAAGGATCTGTCAGTCTGACCTGATGTGTGATCCCAGTAAAGGGCATAAACCGTCCTAGAGGAAGGGCCTTCCCGGGCTCCCATTTCTACTCCTTCCAGACTCCTTCCCTGGGACTTCTCCCGCCTCTTTGCTCATGACTCAACTCATGCTACTTCCTGTCAGGTATAGCCAGCTTTTTTTAGCCGTACAGTGACCTCCCAGCCAGGGGTGAGCCTCTCTAGTCAGGAACCCTTTCCTCGATTTGTTCTGAGCCTCGTGGGGAGAGGCCTGGGAGAGGACATGGGGAGAGTCACATCAcctctatgcctcagtttatttatCTCTAAACTGGGGACAAGAACACCTACCTCAACAATGGCTGTGAAAAGTAACGTGATAATAGATGTACCTGATACagtcatggtttaaaaaaatcttagtcatggggcgcctgggcggctcagtccattaagtctccgactttggctcaggtcatgatctcacagtttgtgagttcgagccccaggtcaggctctgtgctgacagctctgagcctggagcctgctttggattctctctctctctctctctctctctctctctctctctctctcaaaaataaacattaaaaatttttaatagaaaaattaaaaatcttaattataacaaaaaattaataaaataaataaaagataaaaataattaattaattttccaaactcccaggggcacctgggtggcccagttggttaagcctctgactcttgatttcggctcaggtcgtgatctcccagttgtaagatcgagtcccatgtcaggctctgtgctgacagcacagagcctgcttgggattctctctctccctctctctctcttcccctcccctgctcatgctttctctctctctctcaaaataaataaatagataattaattaattaattaattaattttaaaaaatcttagttGAGCCTTCCTTCAAACATCTGTAGTTCCCATTCACTGAGGGCTGAGTGCCAGGGGCTTTGTCGTTAGTAGTCACCACGGAAGTGTGGTACCAGCCCTAGTGGTGGTAATAATGACAAGAATAGTTAGCCGTTACTGCCTGGTGCCGTTCTAAGTGCTTTGCCTGTATTATTTCCTCTAATTCTCACACCCTATTAAGTAGATCTTGTTAATTACTATGCCCaactgacagatgaggaaattgaagcaaagagaggttaagtgacttgtccaagatcacatcGCTGGTAACTGGAAGTGCTGGTATTCAGACCCAGGACCCCTCTGGCCCAGAGCAGCATTAGCCTCCCCACTGGGACAAGAACATGCATGTGCTCTATAAAGTGTGACGTGCAaacacacaagcgggggagaagGACTGTACCCCTCTTCGCCGCCCAACAAATGTTGACATGGAAGAGGAAACGCTAAGGCTGCTtgctctccccacctcctgtccCTCTGGACAGAGGGTCCTACCTGGAGATGCCATGGGTTCTGTCATCCCAGGGTCAGTGCTGCTGCTGGGCTGGGTGGAGTCAGGGATGGGgccgaggggggagggggaggggaagggctccTTGGTCGGACTGTCCGGCTCCTGCACCTCCTCTGGGCACAGGTAGACTTCGATGGGTCCCTGCGTGCTTTTCAGATATATCTGCAGGTTCtcctggaggaagaagagaagccaGGTCATGGCTCTGGGCAGCTGGGCACTGACTCATGGGTCGGGGTGGGGTGTATGGATGGACACCCACGGCTCCCGCCATCCACGTGAGCCAGCGCAACTCCTGAGCTTGGTGCTGACGCCTGCCCTGTCTGACCTGTGGCGGGCATCCGCTCTTGCTGCCTGTCCGGTCCCCAGGTCCCCTTCTTTTAGGGAGAATATCTTGATTTTCCTTTGGGCAGCCACTCCTCTCCAACTCATGTACTTTGGGGGGACAGCACTCTTCCCCACTCCAATGGGTGAGCTTGGGGTACAGGCTGGGAAAGTCACCGTGATGGTGACTGGTTCAGGGTAGCGCACGACTCAGGTCAGTCCAGGAGCATCGGACCCAGGACTCGTGCGGGACTCGTGGGAAACGGAAGCTCCCTTCCCACTGGGGTCACCGAGCTGGTTATCATGAAAACTAGCTTTGCCACCAGAAAAGGGGAGCCTGCCTTAATGGAAGCACAAAGaatggcagagaaagatggagagcaTGGGGCGAACTGAAAGTCATAGTTTGAGCTCCTGCATCTAGCCTTGCCTGCAATCCCCAAGTCTTTCCTCTGGGCCTGTCACTTGCTTCCCCTtagtcccctccacccccaacttAAGCCATTTGGACTTGGCCTTCTGTTACTTGTAACAAAGCGTCTTGATAACTTGGCCTTCCCGCGCCTGCTTCTTCCCTCCATGATTAACTGCACACATGCTATTCCGACAGGCATTTAGGTCTCCACCCGGTGCACCTGCACTGCCCTCTGCCCACCCGTTTCCCGTGACAACTCCTGTTCATGCTTTAGGACCCAATTAACCTGTAGTCATCTATGGACTCTTCCTCCAACTGTCCTTTCTCTGGGCACCTGGAGTCTATAAATGGCAGGATGACTGCTTGCTTGGGTCTTTTTCCCACTAGGTCCCGAGCTCCTCCAAGACAGAGGTGGGGCCTCCTTTATCTTAATGTCCTTCCATTAAACGAATTATTTCTTGAGCGTTTATTATGTGCCCAGCTCTGGGCTGGGGGGGGTACCACAGGAGTGTGGCATGCTTCTGTGGAGCTTACACTCTAATAGGTGAAGCAGAACACAATCACAGAATCACCAATCACCCAGCAAACGGAGGTCAAGTGTGGTGGAAAAGCACAGGTAGTAAtgaaatcggggggggggggtaatcagggaaggcttccttgaAGAAGTGATGTTTGAGTTGAGACCGTAGGATGAACAGCAGTAAActaggcagagaaagagaagagcattTCAGCTGGAGGGAACAGCCTGGGTGAAGGTCTTACACTGGGGACGAGCTTAGTGTGGCGGGGAAGCTGTAGGTAAGTCAGTGTGGCTGAAGCAAAGACATCATGGGGCAGCATATGAGAAGAGGTTGGTGAGGTCAAAGCACAGAGGACCTCATAAGGAAGTATTAAGAATTTCTGGTCTTTAACCTCGCCAGACACAGTTAGCAGGAAAGGATTACTGTGAGCGCTAACACCACGGTGTATGggcacatgtgtgcgtgtgcccAGAAATGTTGGGGGCCGTGGGATGCAGAAAGATACCAGGAACGGAGATTTTCTCGGGCCAGCATCTGCTGCCTGTTGCCCTTTCCAGCTTCTGCCATTTCTGTCCCCAGCTCGGGGACCACTGATCTTGTAATGGGTACCAGAACGGACCTGGGAAGCTTGGGGTCAGGCAGCACCAGGGACAGAGCGTACAGAGCAGCCTGGGACCCTCCTAACCCTGCTTCCCTCTCACCTCGCTCCTGTCGGGCACTTCCAGTCTTGTCTGAGGAGGGGCCTTGACAACGATCACTGTCTGCTCCTGGAAGCTTCCAACAGCACGGATGTCCTGGTAAGTCACATAGGCCAGTGTAGGGGCAGGAGAGTCAAGAGAAGTAGCTGGTCACAATTCAAACCCCCGGCCTGCCAGCCTAAGCCTCTGGACATCTCTTTCTCAGTCCGTCTACAGCTTAGAAATAACCaaacaccggggcgcctgggtggcgcagtcggttaagcgtccgacttcagccaggtcacgctctcgcggtccgtgagttcgaggcccgcgtcaggctctgggctgatggctcagagcctggaggctgtttccgattctgtgtctccctctctctctgcccctcctccgttcatgctctgtctctctctgtcccaaaaataaataaacgttgaaaaaaaaattaaaaaaaaaaaaagaaaagaaataaccaaacACCGTAACCTGTTCTTCTACTATCATAGGCTACCCCGCATCCCTTTTGAAAACAAACAGGAGTATAAATCATTTCTTAATGCTGCCTCATAACGGTTTTTTATGTAAAGACTTCATCTCAGACTGTATCATTAGCTCTGAGACAGGAGGGCTCCgtcttatttctttatgtttctcaCAATGCCTAGAATCCTTCCAAAAACACAAAGTCAGATCCAAAGACCAATTAGATGGTAGAACCATCTGATTGGGAAAAGTGTATGAAAAGCCTTAGCAAAGCCCATGCTTATAGTGTCAGTCCTAGGAATCCAACctaaggaaagaagtaaaaaatataggaaaatgttCTCTATACAAAAATATTCATCACAATGCTGctttataaaagcagaaatctcAAATCAATCTAAGTGTTGACTCCAGGCCTTAACAAACCAGAATGTGGTCTGAGTAGGACATTTTCAAATCATCCTGAACATGAGGTTAAATCCTATGAGACTGCTGTTTTGCAAAAAATGGTCCAATAGCAACAAGTTCATGGATCAAGCAAATAGTTAGGAAGGATTTGTAACAACATAAAAATGGTCTATGGTGATAgaaagcaggatataaaatgttacatacggggcacctgggtggttcagtcagttaagtgtcagacttcagctcaggtcatgatcttgcgattcgtgagtttgagccccacatcgggctccttgctggctgtatggagcctgcttaggattctctctctctctttccctctctttctgcccctctcaaaaataaatacttaaaaaaaaaagttatgtaggggcgcctgggtggctaggtcagttaggtgcccaacttcagctcaggtcatgatctcgctgttggtgggtttgagcgccacgtcgggctctgtgctgacggctcagagcccggagcttgcctgggattctgtgtctccctctctctctgcccctcccccactcgcactctgtctgtctcttgaaaataaataaatgttaaaaaatatttttaaagttatgtacAGCAGGCACACACTACATTTAATAACCCGTGCCCTTGTGTATGTATAGTTAAGAAACAACGGCTACATGAAGGGGGCACCTagttcttttctccattttccagatttaAAGAACTGGACTTACTTTTATAAGGAGAGTAACTTCGATAGGCTCGTGAGGACGGGCcaccaaagaaggaagaaacagatatGCCAGCCCCCGAGGCTGAGTCAGGCCTTGCAGGGAGGTGCTGCCTCAACTCCAGTAAGGCCCTGCTCCCTGACCTCTTCCCCCCACCAAACAGGATATCTCTTGTTGGCCTTGTCCTCGGTCAGGTGCTTGAAGTTCAGAGAGCAGGTCTGGATGAGCTGGTCCAAGGCCTGCTCCGTGCTCATCAGCTCCTTCAGCTCCTGCCCCAGCTGCTGCCGCTTCCCAGGTCGGGTCGGGTCTTCAAACATTCCCCTGCCTCTGGGAACAGAGCAGTTCCCCAGTGTCAGTCTCAGCGCacatccaggagccccaacccCAGGGCGGCTGTGCAGACCTAAACAGGCGGTGCAAAACCCCAGGATGGGGCCACTCACACGGTCTACAACGGCGCCCCCTGGGTTGTGCAGATCAGGGGCCCTGCCTAGCTCCCGGGGAGCTGCTAGGAACTGGAACTTGAGGTCTGAGGGTTGGgctagggaaaagaaacaaatcaagcCTCACTCCACTTTGGGGGGCTGTCAATGCctatgccccccccccgcctcccccaaaCGCCTTGCCTGGGTTCCCTCAGGGTCACAGCAGGGGCTGCAGGTCCGCTCTGCTCTCTGTAGGAGGAAAGGAGCCTGGCGGACTCCTACCTCAGAGCTGCAAGGAGTGTGGGTGGCTACAGCCCAGCTCGCAGGGGACTTTCCTAAGCTGGAAGAGGGGAATCTTTGGGATCCCGACTCAAGAGGATCTGGGTCCTCTCTTGGGCCTTTGCGTGTCCTAGAAATCATTCTCCACGCTGCCGCAACCTGCTTTCCCAATATATTCCCAGCATATACATCTGTCCTTCCACCTCCCTCTGAAATACACTGGCTCTGCTCCCGGCAGGTACGTGAGCCTATCGGACGCCGCCCTGAGCTCCAGCCCCGACACACCCACTGCATACGGTGCACCCCGCACCTTCACCCGCAGCACGTGCACCCACTGGTGCCATCGGCCCCAGCCCAGGCACTCACACCCACTGGATGTTGTTCTTGGCCTTCTTACGGATGAGCTGGATGCCCTCCAGCACGTTGGTGATGTCATAGATGCGCCGCTTCTGCACGTCCAGCACCTCAGCCGCCCAGTTCAGGTCCAGGACGCCATCCTTGGACTCGCTCAAGAGGTAAATGAACTTCTTGGTGAGGAGCCCCAGCGACGTGTCATACCGAGTCTTCTCTCCAGGGGACTTGGGGGCTAAGAGGAAAGGGGCCCAGTCACAACCTCATCCTTTGATCTGGACCCGTTAAGTACCACCCTTCGCATGAGGGCCGGAGCAACCACTCTCCAGTTTACAGAGCACTGTGAGGCAGGAGGTCGTTCGCCACCACCATCCAGGCAGGGACCCTGATGCCTAGAGAGGACACGTGACTTGTCTGAGGTCTCGCAGTCCGGGGCAGGGGCGCGACTGGAAACCAAGCATCCTAACTCCTAGTTCACAGCCCCTTTCCATTATAGCTTAGGGCAGCCCTAGAAACACCACCTCCATCAACACCAACAAATAGTTATCGTGTGTTGGTCACCGTTCTGAGCAACTTTCCATATACCACaaatttaatccttgcaacaccCTCTCAGGCTGTTGCCTGAGAGGCATCCCATCTTACGGGTGAGTACACTTCAGAACGGAcaggtgaagtaacttgctcagCTCAGTCGGCTAGAAAGTGACAAAGCTGATTTAAATCCGGACAGTCCGGCTGCAGTCTTCCTTCTTAACCATCACCCTATCCCGCCAGCTGGGTCAGGAATCGAGGATTATGGTAGGGAGAGAATAACGGGCTGGGATTCGAGAACATGTGCatagatttgctttttctttccatgtgcAGCCCAATGATTATCTGAAAGGAATCAGCCCTATACTATCACACGGGGCAGGCGCATGAAAAAAGATCCTTTCTTAATGAGGTGGATGTCCCAAGACCACATCTCAGCTGCAGCATCTTAAACCACAAGAGGACTTCTGCAAATTTAGTGACTTGCAAGTCATATAGCAAGCTAGTGGCCAAACTAGTTTTGGAAACTGAGTTTTAGAGAGTCTCAGATTCCTCCGGAAGGGGACTTTAGAATCCCCTAACACACAGATGGCAAGCATTTGGCACACGGGCTGTTTTTGTCAGGTTTTGCACCCTTGACAGACATTGCTGACTGATCAGTGCACTTAGTACCTTTCAATAAAACGATCCCGGCAGCCTCTACCAATCAAAGGGAGAGCAAACTTTATTGCTATTCCTGATCTCGatgtgtttcattttatagatgagacaaCTAACACTCACAAGAGGAGTGATTAGTCAGATCAGGGCAGAACTTTGTCCAGACgcccaaattcctttttttttcattaaaaatttttttaatgtttgtttattcatttttctgagagagaaagggagagagagagagagggagagagagtgtgaacaggaaaggggcagagagagagagagggagacacagaatccgcagcagcctatgggctctgagctgtcagcacagagcccgatgcagggctcgaacccatgaaccacgagatcatgacctgagccgaagttggacacctgacgcttaaccgactgaactacccaggtgccccaagatcccCAAATTCCTGCCCCTCTTGTTTCCCACCCGGTCACATAACTTCTTCATTAGGTCTctgaccccacccccccaaattaCTGTTCCTCTCTAACATAGTTTCTAAAACTCCAGCTGGAACCAGGATATTGACTGAAAATACCAGCAGGCAGAGGCAGAAATTCCCTGCAGCTTAACTTTAGGAAGGCACCACCCGGGCAGCCCCTGGATCTTAAAAATCTCTGAGGCCACGCGGGTTAGACCAACCCAAGTTTCACTTCCCTTTGAGTCATTCATTTAGCCCTCTGCATGTGGGAGAAAGACGCTGGATTCTCTCTTTTAGAAAAGATCAGACTgcaggaaatgtaatttttttttttaatagtaagcTCCCACGTAAAACGCTGGTCATCACGTTCAGGTCACGAGAGTGGTGTGCGGTGTGGGAGAAGCAGTGCTAGCTTGGCTTTGAGTCCTGACCCCACTCaccagcagtgtgaccttgggtaagtcgcTCAAGCTCTGCGTCTCAAGTTGCCTCATCattgagagggggacagagctaCCTACTGGCAGGGTCCCGTGACACAACCCAGAGGAAACTACTTTGTAAACTGGGAAGTGTGCTACAAATATCACTCCAGATGATTCGGGCAGGGCTGCTACCCTCTGCCCTTACCCATCCCCCATCCGGGGCCCGCCCTTAGATGCCCAATCGGCAAGGCTTACTTTTGGGGCTGGGGAGGCCGTCCAGTCTAATGCACTTCCCCTTAGGGGTCCGGAATTCAGGGACTGCTGGCTTCCCGATCCCCTCCAGGTCCAGCTTCCTTTTGGCcttgaagagaggagagagagagacagggtttGAGAATCATTCTTCCTTCAGCCTTTCCCCAAGTTGGGGCCAAAGCATGGAGGCCACCAGCAGctactttctgtgcctcagtttaccacCAGTCCTGGTGAAAACATCATTGCACTTGGTGAGAAAATAGGAGGGACTCAAAAAGTGAGTTTTCATGGGAAggaaatcctattttttttctttacttttttttttttttttagattttattatttaagtaatctctacacccaacatggggctcgaacccacaacgctgagatcaagtCACGTCACATGCTCCAcagaccgagccagccaggtgccgcaGGGAGTCCTATTTTCTGAAGAGCACACAACACTCCCATTCTGAGGTCCATGCTCCTGAAGACTATGGAAGCCAGTCCAGCCGAGAGCCCGGGGTTCCTTAATAACAGGCCCCAAGGTCACTTCTATCGGCACCATGCCCAGAGGATGATGCGGGGAGGAAGGAGTGGGTAGGACCTAAACCACACCAGGCTGGGGAGAGCCTCCCGCCTCACCAAGTGCAAAAGCAGCTGGCCCAGCCTGCCCTGGTGCCCATCACAGCCCCACAGCTGGCCCTTATCAG
This Lynx canadensis isolate LIC74 chromosome C1, mLynCan4.pri.v2, whole genome shotgun sequence DNA region includes the following protein-coding sequences:
- the E2F2 gene encoding transcription factor E2F2 isoform X1 is translated as MLRGPRALAPAAGPPSKGLPAMSPTELWPPGLSSPQLCPATTTYYTSLYPQTVPPTAAPGTCLDATPHGPEGQAVRCVPAGRLPAKRKLDLEGIGKPAVPEFRTPKGKCIRLDGLPSPKTPKSPGEKTRYDTSLGLLTKKFIYLLSESKDGVLDLNWAAEVLDVQKRRIYDITNVLEGIQLIRKKAKNNIQWVGRGMFEDPTRPGKRQQLGQELKELMSTEQALDQLIQTCSLNFKHLTEDKANKRLAYVTYQDIRAVGSFQEQTVIVVKAPPQTRLEVPDRSEENLQIYLKSTQGPIEVYLCPEEVQEPDSPTKEPFPSPSPLGPIPDSTQPSSSTDPGMTEPMASPGPALTPQQALQLPAPPPPPLPLVPLEATDSMLELPHPLLQQTEDQFLSPTLPCSSPLISFSPPLDQDDYLWGLDGGEGISDLFDSYDLGDLLIN
- the E2F2 gene encoding transcription factor E2F2 isoform X2 encodes the protein MDNVNQIDKGLGAHQAKRKLDLEGIGKPAVPEFRTPKGKCIRLDGLPSPKTPKSPGEKTRYDTSLGLLTKKFIYLLSESKDGVLDLNWAAEVLDVQKRRIYDITNVLEGIQLIRKKAKNNIQWVGRGMFEDPTRPGKRQQLGQELKELMSTEQALDQLIQTCSLNFKHLTEDKANKRLAYVTYQDIRAVGSFQEQTVIVVKAPPQTRLEVPDRSEENLQIYLKSTQGPIEVYLCPEEVQEPDSPTKEPFPSPSPLGPIPDSTQPSSSTDPGMTEPMASPGPALTPQQALQLPAPPPPPLPLVPLEATDSMLELPHPLLQQTEDQFLSPTLPCSSPLISFSPPLDQDDYLWGLDGGEGISDLFDSYDLGDLLIN